Proteins from one Aureimonas sp. SA4125 genomic window:
- a CDS encoding GNAT family N-acetyltransferase — translation MVKGEDRAHRPRPPGSEICHTRSPGGIQRTPSAPCLPVGHFAFRGNRSRLAIPTRHPLFCIVRKNCQHQPSNPLRQPRRRFLKFLWQVKWRQRFGRPAITSSEDLLAMPALSLRFGFFAEGGGDALADRKYVGTPFQSAGFVAAWERTRGRLKRRTPLWLVAEDVGGVAAVLPLEVDRRGPWRVATFPGETHANANGWRARPGFAAPRLTAEILAAAARPADLRIDALDLRRMPDTAFIGPDFDRRPAIEERFAISLAGGLEAVLARGNAKRKRKKFRSQQRFFEQRGGYVFQDTPPGDRPTALATFFDQKRSRFAELKMPNPFADAGIKAFLGDLFAAPGIDTRLYCILGGGGIKAMMGGIVENGVFWGMFSSFSDDADADVSPGELLLWNLVERLADEGLELLDLGPGEERYKRSWCDRVIPQYDAILALTAAGSLYVAAARLRGQFVRWVKTDARMKSAVQRVRRHLRRS, via the coding sequence ATGGTGAAGGGTGAAGATCGCGCCCATAGGCCGCGTCCACCTGGCAGCGAGATCTGCCACACCCGATCGCCAGGTGGCATTCAGCGCACCCCGTCCGCCCCATGTCTTCCAGTCGGCCATTTCGCTTTCCGAGGCAACCGATCGCGGCTTGCGATCCCTACGCGCCATCCGCTCTTTTGCATCGTTCGGAAAAACTGTCAGCACCAGCCATCCAACCCTTTGCGACAGCCTAGAAGGCGATTCTTAAAATTTCTATGGCAAGTGAAGTGGCGACAGCGTTTCGGGAGGCCAGCCATCACTTCCTCTGAGGACTTGCTAGCCATGCCCGCCCTTTCGCTGCGGTTCGGGTTTTTCGCCGAAGGGGGCGGCGATGCGCTCGCGGACAGAAAATATGTCGGCACGCCTTTCCAGTCGGCAGGTTTCGTCGCCGCCTGGGAACGGACGCGCGGGCGCCTGAAACGCCGCACGCCGCTCTGGCTTGTGGCCGAGGACGTCGGTGGTGTCGCTGCCGTGCTGCCGCTCGAGGTCGACCGCCGCGGTCCCTGGCGGGTGGCCACCTTTCCCGGCGAGACCCATGCCAACGCCAATGGCTGGCGAGCACGCCCCGGTTTCGCGGCGCCGCGGCTGACCGCCGAGATCCTTGCTGCCGCGGCCCGTCCGGCGGATCTGCGGATCGACGCGCTGGACCTTCGGCGGATGCCCGACACCGCGTTCATCGGCCCCGATTTCGACCGACGTCCGGCCATCGAGGAACGTTTTGCGATCTCGCTGGCCGGTGGCCTGGAGGCCGTGCTGGCGCGCGGCAACGCCAAGCGCAAGCGCAAGAAATTCCGTTCGCAGCAGCGCTTCTTCGAGCAGCGCGGGGGCTACGTCTTCCAGGACACGCCGCCGGGCGATCGACCGACCGCCCTCGCGACCTTCTTCGATCAGAAGCGATCGCGGTTTGCCGAGCTGAAGATGCCGAACCCGTTCGCCGATGCCGGGATCAAGGCCTTTCTCGGCGATCTCTTCGCAGCCCCCGGGATCGACACGCGGCTTTACTGCATTCTCGGCGGCGGCGGCATCAAGGCGATGATGGGCGGGATCGTCGAGAACGGCGTCTTCTGGGGAATGTTCTCGTCGTTCTCGGACGATGCCGACGCCGATGTCAGTCCGGGAGAACTTCTGCTCTGGAATCTGGTCGAACGGCTCGCGGACGAAGGGCTCGAGCTCCTCGACCTCGGTCCGGGCGAGGAGCGCTACAAGCGATCCTGGTGCGACCGCGTGATCCCGCAATACGACGCGATTCTCGCCCTGACGGCCGCCGGAAGTCTCTACGTCGCGGCCGCACGGCTGCGCGGACAGTTCGTCCGATGGGTCAAGACCGATGCGCGGATGAAATCGGCGGTGCAGCGGGTTCGTCGACACCTACGCCGATCGTGA
- a CDS encoding formaldehyde-activating enzyme, with translation MTDIWFRTGEATVLAAEGQYTDAMPEVLLGSVRGPVGAAFAAMMGQTAGHTRMFVVRDLNQLVRPATMMTTKATIHDLAYVNLLGGVVQGATGDAIVDCLIEGILPKDEADELCMIIMIWLDPRCADHAEIDLKDLYRTNYEATKLAISRAMTGSPTVDELIANRKTVQHYALEGVVEY, from the coding sequence ATGACCGACATCTGGTTCAGGACCGGCGAGGCGACCGTGCTCGCCGCAGAGGGGCAATATACCGACGCCATGCCGGAAGTGCTGCTCGGATCCGTGCGTGGCCCGGTCGGCGCCGCTTTCGCCGCGATGATGGGCCAGACGGCCGGTCACACCCGCATGTTCGTCGTCCGCGACCTGAACCAGCTGGTCCGTCCCGCCACGATGATGACGACGAAGGCCACGATCCACGATCTCGCTTACGTCAATCTTCTCGGCGGCGTGGTGCAGGGCGCGACGGGCGACGCCATCGTCGACTGCCTGATCGAGGGGATTCTGCCGAAGGACGAGGCGGACGAGTTGTGCATGATCATCATGATCTGGCTCGACCCGCGCTGCGCCGACCATGCCGAGATCGATCTCAAGGACCTCTATCGTACCAATTACGAGGCGACGAAGCTCGCCATCTCGCGCGCCATGACCGGATCGCCGACGGTCGACGAACTGATCGCCAACCGCAAGACGGTGCAGCACTACGCGCTCGAAGGCGTCGTCGAGTACTGA
- a CDS encoding undecaprenyl-phosphate glucose phosphotransferase, with product MKHDGQGPFSRDAIRAIPAEVVASATPSLNSFAARTAAQFQTQVMSPKLLSGIWRLVEFGLLLGAAQSVYFAYVGSENGVFSQYLLISLLGAALGVLGIQLGHGYEIATMRSRLKQLARVSLAWSAAIAAVAVILFFMKAQTDYSRVWMGAWFLTGLLALGAARLFLGMNIRRWARNGVMERRAVIVGGGEAAESLIRGLERQDDNDIRICGIFDDRNDRRSPPIVAGYPKLGNVHELVEFARLARIDMLIVTLPLSAEKRVLALLKELWVLPLDIRLSAHAAHLRFRPRSYSYIGQIPLIDVFDRPLADWDRIAKRIFDLVIASLALVLLSPVFLATAIAIKLDSKGPVFFKQKRHGFNNRVVEVFKFRSMYHEMSDPTARRIVTRGDPRVTRVGRFIRKSSIDELPQLWNVILGSLSLVGPRPHAVNAVSSQNEAFVEIVDGYFGRHKVKPGITGWAQIHGFRGEIDQQDKLKKRIEHDLYYIENWSILLDIAILALTPISLFKTEHAY from the coding sequence GTGAAACACGACGGACAAGGGCCCTTCTCGCGCGACGCCATTCGGGCCATCCCCGCCGAAGTGGTGGCGTCCGCCACCCCTTCGCTCAACAGCTTCGCCGCGAGAACCGCGGCACAGTTCCAGACCCAGGTGATGTCGCCGAAGCTCTTGAGCGGCATCTGGCGACTGGTGGAGTTCGGGCTCCTCCTCGGCGCCGCCCAGAGCGTCTACTTCGCCTATGTCGGTTCCGAGAACGGCGTGTTCTCGCAATATCTCCTCATTTCGCTCCTCGGCGCGGCCCTCGGCGTGCTCGGCATCCAGCTGGGCCATGGCTACGAGATCGCCACCATGCGATCGCGCCTGAAGCAGCTGGCGCGGGTGAGCCTCGCCTGGTCGGCAGCAATCGCCGCCGTCGCCGTGATCCTCTTCTTCATGAAGGCACAGACCGATTACTCCCGCGTCTGGATGGGTGCCTGGTTCCTGACGGGACTGCTGGCGCTGGGCGCGGCGCGCCTGTTCCTCGGCATGAACATCCGCCGCTGGGCCCGCAACGGCGTGATGGAGCGACGCGCGGTCATCGTCGGCGGTGGCGAAGCCGCCGAGTCGCTCATCCGCGGCCTGGAACGCCAGGATGACAACGACATCCGCATCTGCGGCATCTTCGACGATCGCAACGATCGCCGCTCGCCGCCCATCGTCGCCGGCTATCCAAAGCTTGGCAATGTCCATGAACTGGTCGAATTCGCCCGATTGGCGCGCATCGACATGCTGATCGTGACGCTGCCCCTGTCGGCGGAAAAGCGCGTCCTGGCGCTCCTGAAGGAGCTTTGGGTCCTGCCGCTCGACATCCGCCTGTCGGCCCACGCGGCGCATCTGCGTTTCCGACCGCGCTCCTATTCCTATATCGGCCAGATCCCACTGATCGACGTCTTCGACCGACCGCTGGCGGACTGGGACCGGATCGCCAAGCGGATTTTCGACCTCGTCATCGCGAGCCTTGCCCTCGTCCTCCTGTCGCCCGTCTTCCTCGCCACAGCGATTGCGATCAAGCTGGATTCCAAGGGCCCGGTCTTCTTCAAGCAGAAGCGCCACGGCTTCAACAACCGCGTCGTCGAGGTCTTCAAGTTCCGCTCGATGTATCACGAGATGTCCGATCCGACCGCGCGCCGGATCGTGACCAGGGGCGATCCGCGCGTCACCCGCGTCGGGCGTTTCATCCGCAAGAGTTCGATCGACGAGTTGCCGCAGCTCTGGAACGTCATCCTCGGCTCGCTCTCGCTGGTCGGTCCGCGGCCACATGCGGTCAATGCGGTGTCGAGCCAGAACGAGGCCTTCGTCGAGATCGTCGACGGCTATTTCGGGCGTCACAAGGTGAAGCCGGGGATCACGGGCTGGGCGCAGATCCACGGATTCCGCGGCGAGATCGACCAGCAGGACAAGCTGAAGAAGCGTATCGAGCACGACCTCTATTACATCGAGAACTGGTCGATCCTGCTCGACATCGCGATCCTCGCGCTGACGCCGATCAGCCTGTTCAAAACCGAGCACGCCTACTGA
- a CDS encoding DUF2842 domain-containing protein → MSIRMKKLIGTVVMIILVSLYAIFATAYASLYLANAGGWTHLAFFSLTGLLWVVPAMLLIRWMEGYKGKPRS, encoded by the coding sequence ATGTCCATCAGAATGAAGAAGCTCATCGGCACGGTGGTGATGATCATCCTCGTTTCGCTCTACGCCATCTTCGCGACGGCCTACGCCTCGCTCTACCTCGCCAACGCCGGTGGCTGGACGCACCTTGCCTTCTTCTCGCTGACCGGCCTCCTCTGGGTCGTGCCGGCGATGCTCCTGATCCGCTGGATGGAAGGCTACAAGGGCAAGCCGCGCTCCTGA
- a CDS encoding GumC family protein: MSKVGQDHNDVDVDIGRLTSALWARKLTVLLSTVAFAGAGFAVATLLPSSYQAETQIVIEARESAFTRSDASTNAAEGTLSPESVESQVSLMTSAEILGDVAEKFKLATLAEFSPSPSLLDRLVTRVRPEADSLPGEVIEKMREKLQVYRKENQRVLVIEFSSHDPLLARDIPNAIATEYLSRQKGALLTSNNNATGWLEQEIADLQTSVKDAEGKVAAYRAQSDLLVGQNQSVLATQQLSEIATELSRTRAARAAAESRANSVQDAIERGIALDTVSEVLASPTVQALREREVALKAEIADLSTTLLENHPRLRSLRSQRRDLDTEIAREAAKVRASLETEADAARQREAALTAEMEQLKIDSAKAGSQAVELRSLEREAESQSQLLESYMTRYREAIARGSRDYLPVDARVFSQAQLPAEPYFPKVLPITAAAGVAGFLFSAIALLLRELFSGRALTPSPLPRRNETLVDAPVTVAPTTMPPAPPAPASSLTNAAELGEALLKSEVPRVLIVSADAQGRPAGVILARELAAHDRSTILVDLTPNSAAARAMGVPEDNMSGHDLADGTASFADLIHRDLRTSAHVMSSSGLALTDDASFEEVNVVLEALGKVYDCTMVDCGFLPPEKLLRLMDGTAALIVAVEPGKEASGEAMMQELADAGLGDVVLMNLGAPDDIAERRHAA, translated from the coding sequence ATGTCGAAGGTTGGACAGGATCACAACGATGTCGACGTCGACATCGGCCGGCTGACCTCCGCTCTCTGGGCGCGCAAGCTGACGGTGCTGTTGTCCACGGTGGCCTTCGCCGGTGCCGGCTTTGCCGTCGCCACACTGCTGCCGTCCAGCTACCAGGCCGAGACGCAGATCGTGATCGAGGCGCGTGAATCGGCTTTCACGCGCAGCGACGCCTCGACCAACGCTGCCGAGGGCACGCTCAGCCCGGAAAGCGTCGAGAGCCAGGTGTCGCTGATGACCTCGGCGGAGATCCTCGGCGACGTCGCCGAAAAATTCAAACTGGCGACCCTTGCAGAGTTTTCTCCCTCGCCGTCGCTTCTCGACCGCCTCGTCACCCGTGTCCGCCCCGAGGCGGACTCCTTGCCGGGCGAAGTCATCGAGAAGATGCGCGAGAAGCTGCAGGTCTACCGCAAGGAGAACCAGCGCGTCCTCGTCATCGAGTTCTCCTCGCACGATCCGCTTCTCGCCCGCGACATTCCGAACGCCATCGCCACGGAATATCTCAGCCGGCAGAAGGGGGCGCTGCTCACCTCCAACAATAATGCGACGGGCTGGCTGGAACAGGAGATCGCCGATCTTCAGACCTCGGTAAAGGATGCCGAGGGCAAGGTCGCGGCCTACCGGGCCCAATCCGACCTCCTCGTCGGTCAGAACCAGAGCGTGCTGGCGACGCAGCAGCTTTCGGAAATTGCCACGGAACTGTCGCGGACCCGGGCGGCGCGCGCCGCGGCGGAAAGCCGGGCGAACAGCGTCCAGGATGCGATCGAGCGCGGGATCGCCCTCGACACCGTCTCGGAAGTCCTGGCGTCGCCCACGGTGCAGGCGCTGCGCGAGCGCGAGGTGGCGCTCAAGGCGGAGATCGCCGACCTGTCGACGACGCTTCTGGAAAATCACCCGCGACTGCGGTCGCTGCGCTCGCAGCGGCGTGATCTCGATACCGAAATCGCGCGCGAGGCCGCCAAGGTCCGTGCGTCCCTCGAGACCGAGGCAGACGCTGCCCGCCAGCGGGAAGCCGCCCTGACGGCCGAGATGGAGCAGTTGAAGATCGATTCCGCCAAGGCCGGCAGCCAGGCGGTCGAACTGCGTTCGCTGGAGCGCGAGGCCGAGTCCCAGAGCCAGCTTCTCGAGAGCTACATGACACGCTATCGCGAGGCGATTGCCCGTGGCTCGCGCGACTACCTGCCGGTCGACGCGCGCGTATTCTCGCAGGCGCAGCTTCCGGCCGAGCCCTATTTCCCGAAGGTCCTGCCGATCACCGCTGCGGCCGGGGTCGCCGGCTTCCTGTTCTCCGCCATAGCGCTTCTCCTGCGCGAACTCTTCTCAGGGCGCGCACTGACGCCCAGCCCGCTGCCGCGCCGGAACGAGACCCTGGTCGATGCTCCCGTGACCGTTGCGCCGACCACCATGCCGCCGGCTCCCCCTGCGCCCGCCAGCAGCCTGACGAACGCGGCCGAGCTCGGCGAGGCGCTTTTGAAGAGCGAGGTGCCGCGCGTCCTCATCGTTTCCGCCGATGCGCAGGGACGCCCCGCCGGCGTCATTCTGGCGCGCGAATTGGCCGCGCACGATCGCTCGACCATACTCGTCGACCTGACGCCGAACAGCGCCGCGGCCCGCGCCATGGGCGTTCCCGAGGACAACATGTCCGGCCATGATCTGGCCGACGGCACGGCCTCCTTCGCCGACCTCATCCACCGCGACCTCCGGACCTCGGCCCATGTGATGTCGTCGTCAGGGCTCGCCCTCACGGACGACGCCTCCTTCGAGGAAGTGAACGTGGTGCTCGAGGCACTGGGCAAGGTCTACGACTGCACCATGGTCGATTGCGGATTTCTGCCGCCGGAAAAGCTGTTGCGCCTGATGGACGGCACGGCCGCCCTCATCGTCGCGGTCGAGCCGGGCAAGGAAGCGAGCGGCGAGGCCATGATGCAGGAACTCGCCGACGCCGGTCTGGGCGATGTCGTCCTGATGAACCTCGGCGCACCCGACGATATCGCCGAGCGCCGCCACGCGGCCTGA
- a CDS encoding DUF3563 family protein yields MNILSRSLRAAFGQRNKRDRAMDYLNESVSIDDLERRQREIDQGMFARRPNSY; encoded by the coding sequence ATGAATATCCTCAGCCGTTCCCTCCGTGCCGCCTTCGGTCAGCGCAACAAGCGCGACCGCGCGATGGACTACCTGAACGAGTCCGTCTCGATCGACGATCTCGAGCGTCGGCAACGCGAGATCGACCAGGGAATGTTTGCCCGCCGACCGAATTCCTACTGA
- a CDS encoding polysaccharide biosynthesis/export family protein, with product MGLLCLVGSMLAGCASYQPTPPAFHDVLNEPYHLDSGDRVRVTVFEQDGLTNTYAVDKGGYFSMPLVGTVPARGKTTKQLETLLSQKLRDGFLRDPDITVEVDQYRPFFIMGEVGTGGQYTYVPGMTVQNAVAIAGGYSPRAEQKTVDVTRQVNGNVVTGRVLTSDPILPGDTLFVRERLF from the coding sequence ATGGGACTTCTTTGCCTGGTCGGCTCGATGCTCGCCGGCTGCGCCAGCTATCAGCCGACGCCGCCCGCCTTTCACGACGTCCTGAACGAGCCCTATCATCTCGACAGCGGCGACCGCGTGCGCGTCACGGTGTTCGAGCAGGATGGCCTCACCAACACCTATGCGGTGGACAAGGGCGGGTATTTCTCGATGCCCCTCGTCGGCACCGTCCCTGCCCGCGGCAAGACCACCAAGCAGCTGGAGACGCTGTTGTCGCAGAAGCTGCGCGACGGTTTCCTGCGTGACCCGGACATCACGGTCGAGGTCGACCAGTACCGGCCCTTCTTCATCATGGGCGAGGTCGGCACCGGCGGCCAGTATACCTACGTCCCCGGCATGACCGTGCAGAATGCCGTCGCCATCGCCGGCGGCTACAGTCCCCGCGCCGAGCAGAAGACGGTCGACGTCACGCGCCAGGTCAACGGCAACGTCGTCACCGGCCGGGTGCTCACCTCCGATCCGATCCTGCCCGGCGACACGCTCTTCGTGCGCGAAAGGCTTTTTTAA
- a CDS encoding O-antigen ligase family protein: protein MLASGSIGFGVFLSGFVISEPAPYELFMAGLIGIFALTGALRISAGTAPLLVLLLVFNIGGLVSITQMAKLADGPMYVAVSTFLALSAVFFAAVIEADWRRLKLIYNAYTLAALATGTIGILGYFNAFPGAEMFTLYDRAKGAFQDPNVFGPFLTLPAVFLVQRIITERLATVPLKLITLGILTLAVFLSFSRAAWGLFAFSILLSVGFLLLKERSTRFRLKIAAIAAVGVVTMILVILVAMQSEKVSDLFFERAELVQSYDSARLGRFARHLLGFQMAMEHPLGIGPLVFGPIYGEDTHNIWLKALLDYSWLGFVAWIVFTFLTLALGLKILLRHRPWQPYLMAAYSVFVGHVGIGNVIDTDHWRHHYLIFGIIWGCIALERRWQLHGPPEGWASAPDSPPRAAA from the coding sequence ATGCTGGCCAGCGGCTCGATCGGCTTCGGCGTGTTCCTCTCGGGTTTCGTCATCTCCGAGCCGGCGCCCTACGAGCTGTTCATGGCGGGGCTGATCGGGATTTTCGCGCTGACGGGCGCACTGAGGATCAGCGCCGGCACGGCGCCCCTCCTGGTGCTGCTGCTCGTCTTCAATATCGGCGGCCTCGTCTCGATCACCCAGATGGCGAAGCTTGCCGACGGACCGATGTATGTCGCGGTCTCGACATTCCTTGCCCTCTCGGCCGTGTTCTTCGCGGCGGTGATCGAGGCAGACTGGCGCCGCCTGAAGCTGATCTACAACGCCTATACCCTTGCGGCCCTCGCGACCGGGACCATCGGTATCCTCGGCTATTTCAACGCCTTTCCCGGCGCCGAGATGTTCACGCTCTACGACCGCGCCAAGGGCGCCTTCCAGGACCCCAACGTGTTCGGGCCGTTCCTGACGCTGCCGGCGGTCTTCCTCGTCCAGCGCATCATCACCGAGCGCCTGGCGACCGTGCCGCTGAAGCTGATCACGCTCGGCATTCTGACGCTGGCCGTCTTTCTCTCGTTCTCGCGCGCCGCCTGGGGCCTCTTCGCGTTCTCGATCCTCCTCTCGGTCGGCTTCCTGCTTTTGAAGGAGCGCTCGACGAGATTCCGGCTGAAGATCGCGGCCATCGCCGCGGTGGGCGTCGTGACGATGATCCTCGTCATCCTCGTGGCGATGCAGTCGGAAAAGGTGTCGGATCTCTTCTTCGAGCGCGCCGAGCTCGTCCAGTCCTACGATTCCGCGCGCCTCGGGCGCTTTGCCCGCCATCTTCTCGGCTTCCAGATGGCGATGGAGCATCCGCTCGGCATCGGGCCGCTGGTGTTCGGGCCGATCTATGGCGAGGACACCCACAATATCTGGCTGAAGGCGCTGCTCGACTATTCCTGGCTGGGATTTGTCGCCTGGATCGTCTTCACCTTCCTGACCCTGGCGCTCGGCCTGAAGATCCTGCTGCGCCATCGCCCCTGGCAGCCCTATCTGATGGCCGCCTACAGCGTCTTCGTCGGCCATGTCGGCATCGGCAACGTCATCGATACCGACCACTGGCGGCATCACTATCTGATCTTCGGGATCATCTGGGGCTGCATCGCGCTCGAGCGCCGCTGGCAGTTGCACGGACCGCCCGAGGGCTGGGCGTCCGCGCCGGATTCGCCGCCGCGGGCGGCGGCCTGA
- a CDS encoding polysaccharide deacetylase family protein — MGAIFTLHHVTPEPLGNFPPNGHLRVAPAFLEAVIRHLKARDVDFVDLAEVARRVEAQAEGRARGRFFAAFTLDDGYCNNAVHAAPIFRREEVPYTIFVTPGLSDGSVLPWWEMIEKVVRDNAAVVVPFAPGSLPCRTAAEKCGVFDQLSIYLRNRCAEGEVDVEVRRIAAANGIDVLDAGARVMDWDELRTLSQDPLCTIGAHSMTHPRLARLNEADLVYEMQRSREIIGDELGRRPDFFAYPYGYRNACGPREFAMAAHLGYRAAFTTRLHALTAKSSANIQALPRLSLNGYYQDPRYVDVLMSGLPGLWKERGTDPHYLG; from the coding sequence ATGGGCGCGATCTTCACCCTTCACCATGTCACGCCGGAGCCGCTCGGCAATTTCCCGCCAAACGGCCACCTGCGTGTCGCTCCGGCCTTTCTGGAGGCGGTCATTCGCCATCTCAAGGCGCGCGACGTCGACTTCGTCGATCTTGCCGAGGTCGCCCGCCGCGTCGAGGCGCAGGCCGAGGGCAGGGCGCGCGGGCGCTTCTTCGCCGCCTTCACCCTGGACGACGGCTACTGCAACAATGCCGTTCATGCCGCGCCGATCTTCCGGCGCGAAGAGGTGCCCTACACGATCTTCGTCACGCCCGGCCTGTCGGACGGCTCCGTCCTGCCGTGGTGGGAAATGATCGAGAAGGTCGTCCGCGACAATGCGGCTGTCGTCGTTCCCTTTGCGCCGGGTTCTCTTCCGTGCCGCACCGCGGCTGAAAAATGCGGCGTCTTCGACCAGCTCAGCATCTATCTGAGGAACCGCTGCGCCGAGGGGGAGGTCGACGTCGAGGTTCGGCGCATTGCCGCCGCCAACGGCATCGACGTCCTCGACGCCGGCGCGCGCGTGATGGACTGGGACGAGCTGCGCACGCTTTCCCAAGATCCGCTCTGCACGATCGGCGCCCACTCCATGACGCATCCGCGGCTGGCACGCTTGAACGAGGCGGACTTGGTCTACGAAATGCAGCGCTCGCGCGAGATCATCGGCGACGAACTCGGGCGCCGTCCGGATTTCTTCGCCTACCCCTACGGCTACCGCAATGCATGCGGCCCGCGCGAGTTCGCGATGGCGGCGCATCTCGGCTACCGCGCCGCCTTCACCACGCGTCTTCACGCCCTCACGGCGAAGTCGTCGGCCAACATCCAGGCGCTGCCGCGTCTCTCGCTCAACGGCTACTATCAGGACCCGCGCTATGTCGACGTGCTGATGTCCGGCCTGCCGGGGCTCTGGAAAGAGCGCGGCACGGACCCGCACTATCTCGGCTGA
- a CDS encoding glycosyltransferase — protein sequence MKKLRIVHCFRSPVGGILRHVRDLIDAQIAAGHQIGILCDSITGGAFEEALIAELAPRLTLGVHRVTMRRAIGPTDIVDLCRTYALIRDIAPDVLHGHGAKGGAYARLVGTAIRLSGTRTARLYTPHGGSMHYDPRTIGGRLFFALERIFERMTDHLLFVSEYEKTAYRTKVGEPRVPARIVYNGLSEAEFSPEPVDANAVDFLYIGMLRALKGPDIFIEALGEIARSTGIAPTAVVVGAGEQKGELVRRAEALLPGQVKFYDPMPIRRALRLARIMVLPSRADSLPYVLLEAISADRPVVAVDVGGVSEIIPPDLQPLARPNDAAALAAMMAARLAQPLLTPHPLMQHVRSRFALARMASDTMAAYREAIRHSRKANSSRQPLEVSRLEKPAEPVRPANAKES from the coding sequence ATGAAGAAGCTCCGTATCGTCCATTGCTTCCGGTCTCCCGTCGGCGGAATCCTTCGGCACGTGCGCGATCTCATCGACGCCCAGATCGCTGCCGGACACCAGATCGGCATCCTCTGCGACTCGATCACCGGCGGCGCCTTCGAGGAGGCGCTGATCGCGGAGCTTGCTCCACGGCTGACGCTCGGGGTGCACAGGGTGACCATGCGGCGGGCGATCGGACCGACGGACATCGTCGACCTCTGCCGGACCTATGCCCTCATCCGCGACATCGCACCGGACGTGCTGCATGGCCATGGCGCCAAGGGCGGTGCCTACGCCCGGCTCGTCGGCACGGCCATCAGGCTCTCGGGCACGCGCACGGCCCGCCTCTACACGCCGCATGGCGGCAGCATGCATTATGATCCGCGCACGATCGGCGGGAGGTTGTTCTTCGCGCTCGAGCGGATCTTCGAACGTATGACGGACCACCTGCTGTTCGTCTCCGAATATGAGAAGACGGCCTATCGCACGAAGGTCGGGGAGCCGCGGGTCCCCGCACGAATCGTCTACAACGGCCTGTCGGAGGCCGAATTCTCTCCCGAACCGGTCGACGCGAATGCGGTCGATTTTCTCTACATCGGCATGCTGCGCGCGCTGAAGGGTCCCGACATCTTCATCGAGGCCCTGGGCGAGATAGCGAGATCCACCGGCATCGCGCCGACCGCCGTCGTCGTCGGCGCCGGCGAGCAGAAGGGCGAACTGGTCAGGCGGGCCGAGGCGCTTCTTCCCGGCCAGGTCAAGTTCTACGATCCGATGCCGATCCGTCGGGCGCTGCGCCTCGCAAGGATCATGGTCCTGCCGTCACGGGCCGATTCCCTGCCCTATGTGCTCCTCGAAGCCATTTCCGCGGATCGTCCCGTCGTCGCCGTCGATGTCGGCGGCGTTAGCGAGATCATTCCGCCGGACCTGCAGCCCCTCGCCAGGCCGAACGACGCCGCGGCACTGGCCGCGATGATGGCGGCGCGCCTCGCGCAGCCACTCCTCACGCCGCATCCGCTGATGCAGCATGTGCGCAGCCGCTTTGCTTTGGCGCGGATGGCCAGCGACACCATGGCCGCCTACCGCGAGGCGATCCGCCATTCGAGAAAGGCCAATTCCAGCCGCCAGCCGCTTGAGGTCAGCCGGCTGGAAAAACCGGCAGAGCCCGTCCGCCCAGCCAACGCAAAGGAATCTTAG